In Physeter macrocephalus isolate SW-GA chromosome 2, ASM283717v5, whole genome shotgun sequence, a single window of DNA contains:
- the LPAR2 gene encoding lysophosphatidic acid receptor 2, producing the protein MATMGQCYYNETIGFFYNNSGKELSSHWRPKDVVVVALGLTVSVLVLLTNLLVIAAIASNRRFHQPIYYLLGNLAAADLFAGVAYLFLMFHTGPRTARLSLQGWFLRQGLLDTSLTASVATLLAIAVERHRSVMAVQLHSRLPRGRVIMLIVGVWVAALGLGLLPAHSWHCLCALDRCSRMAPLLSRSYLAVWALSSLLVFLLMVAVYTRIFFYVRRRVQRMAEHVSCHPHYRETTLSLVKTVVIILGAFVVCWTPGQVVLLLDGLGCKSCNVLAVEKYFLLLAEANSLVNAVVYSCRDAEMRRTFRHLLCCLCLRRSTHKSVRYTPSTQTGTSTRIMLPENGHSLMDSTL; encoded by the exons ATGGCCACCATGGGCCAGTGCTACTACAATGAGACCATCGGCTTCTTCTACAACAACAGCGGCAAGGAGCTCAGCTCCCACTGGCGGCCCAAAGATGTGGTTGTGGTGGCACTGGGGCTGACTGTCAGCGTGCTGGTGCTCCTGACCAACCTGCTGGTCATCGCGGCCATCGCCTCCAACCGTCGCTTCCACCAGCCCATTTACTACCTGCTTGGCAACCTGGCCGCAGCTGACCTCTTTGCCGGTGTAGCCTACCTCTTCCTCATGTTCCACACAGGCCCGCGCACAGCCCGGCTCTCACTTCAGGGCTGGTTTTTGCGGCAGGGCCTGCTGGACACGAGCCTGACGGCGTCCGTGGCCACACTTCTGGCCATCGCCGTGGAGCGGCACCGCAGTGTGATGGCCGTGCAGCTGCACAGCCGCCTGCCCCGAGGCCGGGTCATCATGCTCATCGTGGGCGTGTGGGTGGCCGCgctgggcctggggctgctgCCCGCCCACTCCTGGCACTGCCTCTGCGCCCTGGACCGCTGCTCGCGCATGGCCCCACTGCTCAGCCGCTCCTACCTGGCCGTCTGGGCCCTGTCCAGCCTGCTCGTCTTCCTGCTCATGGTCGCTGTCTACACTCGCATTTTCTTCTATGTGAGGCGGCGGGTGCAGCGCATGGCAGAGCATGTCAGCTGCCACCCCCACTACCGTGAAACCACGCTCAGCCTGGTCAAGACTGTTGTCATCATCCTGG GGGCGTTTGTGGTCTGCTGGACACCGGGCCAGGTGGTGCTGCTCCTGGATGGTCTGGGCTGCAAGTCCTGCAACGTCCTGGCTGTGGAGAAATATTTCCTACTCTTAGCCGAGGCCAACTCGCTGGTCAACGCCGTGGTGTACTCATGCCGAGATGCTGAGATGCGCCGCACCTTCCGCCACCTCCTCTGCTGTCTGTGCCTTCGCCGGTCCACCCACAAGTCTGTTCGCTACACACCCTCCACCCAGACAGGCACTAGCACTCGCATCATGCTTCCTGAGAATGGCCATTCCCTGATGGACTCCACCCTTTAG